From Quercus lobata isolate SW786 chromosome 11, ValleyOak3.0 Primary Assembly, whole genome shotgun sequence:
TTTCTATGAAACCTAAGAACTGATTTTGAAACTCTAATAAATGGAAATGTACAAGAAGGATAAATAATTTTCTGAATGCCTTTTCAAGTTTTAACCACAAATCTTTATAAATATCAAAGAAATAGAGGGAAGTAGCAGTGAAGAACTGTCATGCATCAATAGGCAATAATTTAGCCTTCATTTCTTCTTGGTAAATTGAGAATGTTGGCTCTTGTTTGTGTGACAAGATGTgaattagattatttttttgttgtgtgagagagagagagagagagagtttctgTTGATCATCCTCATTCTTAATATTTGGTTATATCTTGAATGTGGGTCAGCATAAATATGGTATCTTATGGATGCTAACTGATGCAGGGAGTGCAACCAGAATTAATGCTGATagattttatttggtttgaattttattttgattttatgcATGAATTTAATGTAATGGCTTACATTTTTTCCttacttatttgttttaatcTTGGAAGCTCTACTTAAaaggctaaaaataaaaataaaaaataaaaacattgtgGGATTCTTGAATTAGATGAATAACATTGAAttaagatttttctttcttgcttgATGGTAATTCTAAGCATTCTTATGTGGTGAAGCCTATGGTTCAAACAAGTTATATGTGATGAAGCCTAAGGGTTTCTTATGCTCTCTCTCAAATCCCTATGCATATGCCCTTTGCAATTCTGTGCTGCATCACTAACTCCGTTCATTTACTAATAGATTAGCTACTATCCTAGGGCCTCAGCTTTAGGCATTTCTAATCTAAAATAGAATTCTAAAATAAGAATTATTACTCAAATTAATGAACTGTTATGGTCAtgaatttcatttcaatttttgatGTACATATTAATCTTTCAAAAATTACAATGTCCTGTTTTCTTTGCTGTTGGACTGTCACTGTTAGATGTATTCCATTCTATTGCCCTTTAGTTGTTTCATTTAGAAGCTAATTTGCAAAAATAAGACAAACAACCTCGCACTTCAGAGGGCATGAATTCTACAAATTTCAGGAACAAAGGTTACTTTTAAAGGTGCTTTGATTAACTTATCGAGCAAgataaatgtaaattttccaATGTTGAGTCATCAGAGTACTAGCTTATCATGAAACATactttttatccaaaaaaagaaaaagaaaaaagctaatCATGAAACATACTAAAGATATAAGCTATTgaagaattgacaaaattaaataacatagAAGATTTATGGACTCTTTTAGAGTTAATAGATAGATCAAAGCCCCAGCAGAATTTATTGAAGGGCTTTCGTGGTAAAACTTAGAAAGgccataattttatattttgagaagAGTTAAGAGACTTACACTGTATCAACTGAATGCTCTCAATGAGCACTAAAGTAGTGCCTCAAATGAATTTTGGGACCCCCAAACAATAGTTCGATTGTCTTTCTAGGAATTTTAGTAAACATCTCCAGTAAAATTTCTGCTTTGGTCATTTATTGGGGCTTGGGGTACAGTCTTttgcagtatttttttttttttttaatttattttttttttttatgagttttcTATTTTCCTATTAGGGTTAGGATTTTGATTCCCAAGTATAAATTTGCAATATTCTGACTTAAATTTAGTGTTCAATAAATCTCTGGAGTACTCTCTCCACCTGCAACCTTTCCTAGAATTTTGAAACAATCAAATTCTTTGGGTTATGAAATCATGTTAAGAGGTGCATTTAGGGCTGTTTAAATTGTTCTGGAGACATATAATATGCAAATCAATTCTTTCAGTGGACCTTTTACAATGTTAAGGTGCCGGTTTTATTTACAATGCGAGTAATATAGGATCTTGTAGCATGACACATTGTgaaacacatgttaaatttttagAAGGCAGGGGAAATGTTTTGGGGATGCAGGGTATTGGGGTAGATATAGTTTGACGATATTCCATTACATTTTCCTCATGGTTGAAAATTTCCAGGGGTAAGAAGAAGGGACCACCTTTCCGTATGTGTACCTTTATATCAAGCTGCTATCAAAGGTGAATGGAAAGCTGCTAAACTTGTCATTGACAAAGATCCTCATGTTGTTCGCGTTAGGATAAATAGAAAATTGGAGACAGCTCTACACATTGCTGCTGCTGCAAAACGCACTGCTTTTGTGAAGGAACTGGTTCAGCGTATGACTGAAGAGGATCTAGCCTTGCAAAATAAAGATGGAAACACTGCAATTTGTTTTGCTGCTGCATCAGGAATTGTGGAAATTGCTAAGGTTATGGTGGAAAAAAACGAAAGGCTTCCTATGATTCGAGGTAAACAGGGAAAGACACCCTTATACATGGCAGCTTTGTTTGGACATAGGGAAATGGTGTCATATCTCTATTCTGTTACTACTTTTGGAAGCCTATCTCGTGATGAAAAAATTAGCCTCCTTCTTGTTACTATCTCAGCTGATTTATACGGTACGATGCCCTTATAACTAGATATTTGTATCGCATTAAATAGCCATCCAAAATAGCCTTTATTGAATTTTGGAAATGATTTTTCATGTCATGGTCTCTTGCTAGTTTTTGCCCTTTTAGAGGGAGATCACTTTGTCTGTACCTGGCTGATGGTGCTCATTTAGTGATAATAAGGATATGAATTTTTGTTCATTGTGCAGGATAAAATATAAAGGACCTCACCTCTAAGTGTAATTCTAATATATTTTGGAAAAGTGGTAACATTTGTGCATTGCAATTTACTTTTCTATTGCaagttacttttcttttttcatgtcATGATCTCTTACTAGTTTTTGCCCTTTTAGAGGGAGTTCACTTTGTACCTGGCTGATGGTGCTCATTTAGTGATAATAAGGATATGAATCTTTGTTCGTTGTGCAGGATTAAATATAAGGACCTCACCTCTAATTGTAATTCTAATATAGTTTGGAAAAGTGGTAACATTTCTGCATTGCAATTTACTTTTCTATTGCAAGTTACTTTTCTGTAGTTTGGAACAGATTTTCCTCCAAAACATCCTCCAAGAATGTTTAGTGCAACAGATATGTAACCAAAGGTGCACAATTTAgtcatttattttattcatttatcaACTATCAATGTGTTTCTTTAAGAAGAACCTTCTGTTTGAAACCTACCATAGATAGCTTAATACATAAAATTAATCCAATTGGGTTATGTCACACCTAAGTTATTTGAACTAGCATGTAAACATCGGAATCATAAGCTAGCTGGCTAATTCCCCACCCCCAAAGTACTTGAATAAAATTGCCATGCTTGGTTTGGATATAAGACAGCTTCAACATGCTTTGCATTCTTTGTTAAGTTTCCATTACACCTGAAAATATCTAAGAGTTAAAGAGGCAAGGTCTGACTCTGATAGTGAACCATTGTGTTTTCTTTACAGATCTAGCTCTAACAATATTGGAAAAGGACCAATCATTAGCCACTGCTCAAGATGCAAAGGGTGAGACAGCCTTGCACGTTTTGGCTCGAAAGCCTTCAACAATTGCCAACACAAGTCAGTTATCAATCTGGAAAAGAAGTATAAATTCTTGTAAGTCTATTGAGTCCACTCAAAAATCTCTTAGCAAATACCATGTGCCTACCCTTGAAAGGGTTGGGCAAATACGTTTATTTTGGGTTCCACTTCATCTAGGCAAAAACACTTTATTAATATGCCACTCTACACtttgaaaatccaattataAATGATTCCTTGGGCATAGAGATCACGTTACATACCTTAGACAGTTCAAGAGTAAAAAGTGTTCTATTTTAATCTTCCGGGTTTGATTAATGTAAAACCCTAAAGTCTCTAGGATCCACATGCAATTTCAATTGTTcttaatatatattgaataataTGCTATTCATAAGTCAATTGTTATTTAGAATAGGCATCTCATTTATTTAGTTTGGAATAGTGGaagctttgataccactttgtTGGCTTTACAACGCCTTGACAAGAAGTATAACAAAATAGGCACTCACAAAGAGGAGgggaaatgataattttattagaatacTTCAAGCTCATGCATAAAGAGAAATCAAGCTGCTGCATTGTATGGAAGTCTCCGCAAATAAGGCTACTATCTTGAGCACTGTCCAAAATCCTTTTCTCATATACTACAAGACATTAGATTGCTGTCTTTAGAATTCTCTACATTTTTTCTCactctttacaattttttcccACACGCTTACACACCACTCCCttttatagagtttcaaccAAGTGGAATTACAAGAGTTGTCTTTATTCTAATGACACTTCAATTTGTAACAGAAAATTCTAGAATGTGAAAGACCTAATTAGATAAACGTTACAGAAAAACGAAAGACACAAACTATTATGGAAAAACAAGAGACACAAAGTGTTATGGAAAAACAACAGAGCACCTTTTGGTTTACTATTGCGTTCAATTTTGTATCATTTCTGTGTAATTCTATATTGGAACTAATATTAATTCTACTTGTAGGCTTCAAATGGATCTATCATGAGGATTTGATGCGGACGTTAGCTCATCAACTAGTCAAAAAACTTTGGGAACATGTTCTAGAGCTGCAAGATTCAGAGATTTCAAAACTAATTAGAGAACCTTCAAGACTACTCTTTGATGCTGCAGAATTAGGCAGTCTTGAGTTTCTGATTATCCTTATTGACTCATACCCTGATTTGATATGGAAAATTGATCATAAAAATCGAAGTTTGTTTCATATTGCAGTTCTAAATCGTCATGAGAATATATTTAATCTAATATTTGAGATTGGGGCAATTAAAGATTTGATAGCAGCATATAAGGACGAGAATAATAATAACATCCTACATCTAGCCGCAAACTTGGCACCTCTTAGTCGACTCCAAATTGTATCAGGAGCTGCACTCCAAATGCAAAGAGAGCTATTGTGGTTTAAGGTAAATAATAACTCTAATCAATTTATAGttattggatttaatttttttcttaatatttagCGGCATATTTCTtccatttatttggtttaaTTGCAAATAACAGTTTTTCAAGTAATATTTTGTTGCTCTACAATAATTTATGAAATTCTTATAAGTTTGAATTGGACATTTCTGTGGATTATGTTGTATTTGTATGACTTAAATTCAATGACCATTATAGGGAGTGGAAAAAATTGTGCCACCTTCATATATTAAGATGAAGAATTCAGATAACCAGACACCGAAGGATCTGTTTACAGAGAAGCACAAGGAATTATTAAAAGAAGGGGAGAAGTGGATGAAGAGCACTGCAACTTCATGCATGCTTGTTGCAACACTCATTGCCACTGTGGTATTTGCAGCAATCTTTACTCTACCAGGAGGACCTGATAATAAAACTGGTGATCCTTTATTTCTAGGAAAGAgctggttttttatttttgtcatatcGGATGCAGTAGCGCTATTCTCTTCCTCGGCCTCAATAGTAACGTTCTTGTCCATTCTTACATCACGTTATGCTGAAAACGATTTTCTTGTATCACTACCTGCAAGGTTGTTGTTTGGACTCTCAGCACTGTTTGTTTCCATTGCTACAATGGTGATAGCCTACGGTGCGGCCATCTCTATGATATATGATCATAAATATGTTCGGATTCCTATCATTATTGTGCTTCTCGCTTGTGTCCCAGTCACATTATTTGCTTGGCAACATTTTCACCTTTGGGCTGATACAATGCGCTCAACATATTGGTCTAGGTTTCTCTTTCAGCCGAAACATAGGCTTTACCATTGAATAAATGAATTTGCAGAAGTCCTTGTGGAAACAACCATTAGTTTGTTCCCCTAGATGCTAAATAAGCATTATAGTTGAGGTGCATACTTGTATTTTATATGTCTTACTATGAATTTTTCCACGAAGTTTAACATTAAGTTATTTTGtgtttatgaattttatataaACAGAAGTACTTGGTTTGAGTTAATGAGTAATATTTTCTTGagatttgaagttttttttaatgtactaAAGACTTTCTTATGTGTTACAAGGGATATAGGGTATATCCATATACCTTGCTTTTCTATGTTTTACTGCATTAGGTTGAAAGTGCATGGAGGTGACCATTAGTATGGTTTTCAATGGATCACAATGCTGAGAACCAATGTCCATAAGCTGATTTGCGCTTGAAATGATGTTCATAGTTAAATCTTTAAGAACAATTCACTGCAAACAAAGTGAATCTACTTCAAAAGGTTTGGTTCAAGGATGAAACATGCGGTTCAATGCAAGAGCGAATGCAGAGACGTTATCATACCAAATGCAAGGGGCACTGGGGagaaaaatgcatatatattgAAGAACCATTCAGAGCTAGGATAACTCGACAGTGGTAGAATCAAGAGAACATTATTTGGCCCCGGTGGAGGATCTAGAAACTGTGGACTACTTCTGTGCAAACCATGTGGGGGTTAGATCCAAGAAAGACTACATAGCTGGAAGTCGAGTGTTGGTCAGAATGGTCATTATCCCAAATCTGCGTTAGTAtagacaaaaagggggagagagcTAGGTGTAAAAATGGGCATAAAATGGCGATCATAATGTAGGGTATCTTTGAGATACAGTAGAATTCTCTTAGCAGCGCAGCGAAATAAATATCAGTAGGAGTTTGcataaattttctaaattgaTTCAGATATTAGGCTGTGTAAATGTTAGATATTACAATGCACCAACTATGCTACCATACAGAGAAGGATCGAACAAGAGGTTACCATTGTGTTTACTGAACTGAGTTGCAGGAGCACAAAGAGTCTTACAAGCTTGCAGTTGAACATACTATGATGTTTTAAGAGATTAGAGACATTTTTTTGCTGGTGGACATATATATCTGAAGGAAAGGACTCAATCTATAAGCCTAGAAAGTACAGTCCAACTGATGGATTAAATTGTCAATGAAGGAAATATCATTCCCTCATGAAGTTTGAAGACACAAGCTAGTTTGGATAGCATGCCTAAAGATATGCGgaatacaaaagaaaacaaaagaaatattaaaagtaaaaaagagagTATAGATGTGCCTGAATTCGAAGATCTTCGTTGGAGTAGAGTTGTATGTCCTTACAAGCAAACCTCAGTTTATTGAGCTCGGGTTCTGTTGACGAACAAGAGCTCACCGACCTCCCAGGAAAAGGTTTTACCACTTCAAATCCAGTTTGGGTGGCTAGTGTGAGCTCACTGGCAAGCTCACCATATGACCGTGCTCCAGACCATGATGTGCGTACCCTTCAAAATTGGCGTTATGGAATTGGGCTCTACTGAACTTCTTTTACagggaaaaaaattagatagTCCCGAAGCAGTACTTCGGGCTCTCACATTAGGAGTGGATTCTATACAAAGCTGTAACAGCAAACCTGAGAATtcaaatgaagaagatgatgatactGTTCCAACGGTAAAATCCAAAACGGTGACGTCTGTTCAGATTGTAAAACGCTGTCGTTCCTCATTAAGACTAACGGTGTCGTTTCTGATGTATTGGACTTCAGGCACGTGAAACTAgataattatattttagttattatggtataatatataatttgttccCTGAATTTTGTGGGAAATAATTTTGTAGGCCCGAGAgttctgcagtccggcccaaactctatctgggcccagggcccgtgccgaggaggtaccttgccgaagacgaatgcTCAGTGGCCGAgatagcaaggggaacggctgagaacttaccctgtcctcggcattccatagcttcaacaggaagaccaacaccttggtgtaggcaatccccaaacagccccctcaaagggatgtgaacggaatggggcccatagggaagcagggtgtgaactcggaccagggaaagtgcgtcccacccccttcagtaaatgcacctgccaatacccagagctggttaatgagaaaagacgtttgggcggtgcaaacgtcgatccatgcaactaatagaaagttagacgggacagctgatgggatggatacagaaacaagctcctgcctgacctacaagtggagggtcgggatcagccaagacggactatataataaaaaggaaggtgcaccgataaagaggttgggaaaaatggccagaaacctgagcctcccagcccacctccaggagaaagattccaggggtgcaggaaaacttaaactggtacgaacaccgcgaaaaacccaccgcctatcaatcaaggcctagccttccaagcccacgctctacaaatgatattgttaggggccttttcacgcgcgaacccgacactgttacggtccgccacgaatcgcgtccttacaaatttgttttcccaaaaaattaaacaatttctaaaattattttt
This genomic window contains:
- the LOC115968110 gene encoding ankyrin repeat-containing protein At5g02620-like — translated: MPPKRKEETEVTTVGRVNSLPTTNSQSSSPPCYTAAHESQNNSTRQNSFSFEGTSFHQEQPIYNSNSSHQLSAVPSSHVISLSASTSASSIETINPQTSVNITEDGDMLMQEDVRLNNALVSTQTANGSQIECPTPNGELPPQIVSDRVRRRDHLSVCVPLYQAAIKGEWKAAKLVIDKDPHVVRVRINRKLETALHIAAAAKRTAFVKELVQRMTEEDLALQNKDGNTAICFAAASGIVEIAKVMVEKNERLPMIRGKQGKTPLYMAALFGHREMVSYLYSVTTFGSLSRDEKISLLLVTISADLYDLALTILEKDQSLATAQDAKGETALHVLARKPSTIANTSQLSIWKRSINSCFKWIYHEDLMRTLAHQLVKKLWEHVLELQDSEISKLIREPSRLLFDAAELGSLEFLIILIDSYPDLIWKIDHKNRSLFHIAVLNRHENIFNLIFEIGAIKDLIAAYKDENNNNILHLAANLAPLSRLQIVSGAALQMQRELLWFKGVEKIVPPSYIKMKNSDNQTPKDLFTEKHKELLKEGEKWMKSTATSCMLVATLIATVVFAAIFTLPGGPDNKTGDPLFLGKSWFFIFVISDAVALFSSSASIVTFLSILTSRYAENDFLVSLPARLLFGLSALFVSIATMVIAYGAAISMIYDHKYVRIPIIIVLLACVPVTLFAWQHFHLWADTMRSTYWSRFLFQPKHRLYH